The Tenuifilum thalassicum genome includes the window GAATTTATTAGAGAGTTTGCCAATAACGAGCAAAAGTATAACGATAGTTTGGAATTAGTCAAGCTAATGAAAGAGGTTACCGGCTGTGAACCAAAAATGTGGGGACCTTCAATTGTTGGTTTTGGCAAGCATCTGTACAAAACCACCAACAGCAAACAAGAAGGCGAAATGTTTTTAGTAGGTTTTTCGCCTCGAAAAGCGGCCATATCGCTTTATGTTTACACAGGAAAATCGGAACACGAGCACCTACTGGCAAACCTAGGAAAGTTTAAGAAAGGAAAGGCTTGCATTTATATCAATAAACTTTCCGACATAAATTTGCAACAGCTAAAACAACTGATGAACGAAACGGTTAAATACAAAAAATCTCAAAATGAAGAAAATAAGAATTGAGTTCAAATGGGCAGTTATATTTACGTTGGTAGCATTACTTTGGATGCTACTTGAAAAGTTAAGTGGACTGCACGGAAAATACATTGATTATCATATGTATTTGACAAATCTATTTGCCATTCCTGCTATAATAGTAATGGTTATGGCTTTACGCGATAAGAAAAACACCTACTATGGAGGGGTGATGAGCTATACACAAGGATTAATCTCGGGAATTGTTCTTTCGGCGTTTATAGCTTTACTTAGCCCATTAGCACAATGGATAACAACTTATGTGATTACGCCAGAATATTTTCCAAACGTTATTAAACGCTCTGTTGAACTTGGCTTTTATAAATCAATTGAAGAGGCACAGGCATATTTTAACTATAAGAACTATGCCATTCAAGGTGCGATATGGTCATTAATCATGGGAATTGTCACTACTGCTATAGCCATGATTTTCATTAGAAGTAAGAAAAGTGCAGAGAATAAATAGCGATTAGAAAATGGCTACAAAATAGCGCTCACCATATGGTGGGCGTTTTTTCTTTAACAAGGTTTTTAGCTATTCCAGTTTTAAACCAACCGAAAAATTTTATCTTTGCTTAACCAAACCTAAAAAAATGAGCGAGTCGCTGCTCGATGCACTTATTAAGCTTTTTGCCATTTTGGTTAATATCGAGAGCAAAGCCGATAATGGTTTTGCTATCGAAGTGCTCGACGATTATCTTCATCACGATTTTAGCACCGAGCAGGCCAAAGTATTTATCGACAGGTTTACTAACTTTGGCATAAGCTACCGCAAAGAGCTTGAGGATGTTTCCCTAGACCGCTACACCGAATCGCCAATAGTTCATGGAATTATTGACGCCATTAACCACGAGTTTGAACAACATCAAAAGGTTTGGTTGGTACTTCAACTTTTAGAATTTCTGGCCGATAGCAAACTCACCACAACCGACAGGTTAGAGTTTGCACAAAGAGTAGCAAACCAATTTAACATTAGCGATTTTGAATTCAAAAATGGTCGCGATTTTATTTTAAGTGAGTCGCCAGGTCAGATTCCATGGAACCAACAGGTTCTGCTTATCAGTCCCGAAAAGGATAACCCGATACCAGAAATTAAGCATCTGGTTAACGAAAGGTTAAAGGGACAAATATATGTGCTTCGTATAGCAAGCACCAATACGCTACTTGTAAAATACTTTGGCGAGGCTGAACTTTTCATGAATAGCCGGGTTTTAAAACCTGGCAGAACTTACCTCTTTGGGCCTGGAGCGGTTATTCGTGGACAGCGTATATCGCCAGTATACTATAGCAAGATAGTTTCTCTATTTATTCAAAACCCAGGGAAACCGTTTGTATCGATTGTTGTAAAAGATATTGAATACAAACACAAAGGAAGTCGCAATGGCATATATCCATTCTCCTTTTCGGCATATTCTGGCCAACTTGTTGGCATAATGGGAGGAAGTGGAGTAGGAAAATCAACACTTATTAATTTACTAAATGGCAATTTAAAACCCGCGGCAGGTAATGTTTACATAAATGGTTATGATGTTCATACCCGTAAAGATGAGCTCGAAGGTGTAATCGGATACGTACCGCAAGACGATTTGCTAGTTGAGGAACTTACTGTCTTCCAAAATCTTTACTACAACGCTCTGTTCTGTTTCAGCAACTTAAGTAAGAAGGAGATTATTGAACTAGTTGACAACACCCTTGTAGAGTTCGATTTGGTTGAAGCACGCGATTTGAAGGTTGGCAACCCGCTAAACAAATATATAAGTGGCGGACAACGAAAGCGCCTAAACATTGCCATGGAGCTAATGCGAGAACCCTCAGTACTTTTTGTCGATGAACCCACTTCAGGCCTTTCATCGCTCGATGCAGAACGTATAATGCTCCTACTTCGAAAGCAAACCTTTAAGGGGAAGGTTGTAATTACAAACATTCATCAGCCATCATCCGATATTTTTAAAATTTTCGATAAGATAATTGTGCTTGACCATGGCGGCAGGCCAATATTCCAAGGCAACCCCATGGACGCCGTTGTTTACTTTAAGCGCATGGCAAACTTCCTTAAACCCGATGAAAGCGAATGCATAACATGCGGAAATGTAAACACCGACATCATCCTTAGAATAGTTGAGGCTCGCGTAGTTAACGAATATGGCCGTTTAACCCGTAAACGAAAACGCTCGGCAAGGGAATGGTATGAACTCTACCTAAAGAACATTCAAAGCAGACTTATTATTCCTGCTCCTGCTTGTGAATCGCCTCTCCCACCAAACGACTTTAACATACCGTCGAAACGTAAACAGATTTGGATTTATTTCAAACGTAACATACGGAGCAAACTTGCCAATGCTCAGTTCATGAATATTAGCATTTTGGCTTCGCCAATACTTGCGGTTATTATTAGCTTTTTCTCAAAATATATTCATGGCACATTAACCAATCCTAACGCCTATATATTTAGCGAGAACGATAACATTCCAAGTTTTATCTTTATGAGTGTGGTTGCCATGCTGTTTCTTGGCTTAACCATTAGCGCTGAAGAAATTATTAGCGACCGACGCATTCTATTCCGTGAAAAATTTCTCAACCTAAGCTACTTTAGCTATATCAACTCAAAGCTGGTAATTCTTTCAATGTTTGCTGCCATACAATCATTTCTATTCGTACTTATATCGACACATATTCTTGAAATCCAGGGAATGTTTTGGCACTACTGGCTTATCCTTTTCTCAACCTCGTTTTGTGCAAGTATGATTGGTCTTAACCTTTCTGCAGCTCTCAATTCAGTTGTAGCAATTTATGTGATGATTCCCCTAATTCTAGTACCTCAACTCATGTTTAGCGGAGTAGTTATTAGCTACAATAAGCTTCATAAAAGCTTATCGCATCCTGAATATGTTCCATTTATTGGAGATTTAATGCCTAGCCGATGGGCATACGAAGCGCTTTGTGTTTACCAATTTAGCGCAAACGAGTATAACAAGAACTTCTTTTTTACCAACATGGAAATCAGCAACAATAACTACAATGCTACCTTGCTAATTCCCAAACTCATTTCGCTTTTGAACGAGACTGAGTCAGATATATTAGTCAATAAAACAAATCCACACACAATAAAGAAACTCGCTATTGTTCAAAATGAGATTAGAAGGCTAAAGGAAAACTATCCAATCCGAGGTTTTGAGTACCCAAACCCCGATATGCTTGATATCAATAACACAACGCCACAATACATTTCAAAGTCAATAGGAAAACTTGATACTTTAAAAATGCACTTTAACGCAAAATATCGTAGGAGTGTTGAAAAGCGCGATGATATTGCTACCAAATTATCACAACGGTTGGAAGGCACCTCTACTCTTTTCGACCTTAAACGGAAACATCATAATAATGCTCTGGAGACATTGGTTACCAACCGTAACGATTTAACTAAAATTGTTGAGCACAACAATCGGTTAATAAGACGTTACGAGCCTATATGCGCTCTACCTAATTCTAAAAGCGGAAGAGCTCATTTTTACTCATACTATAAAGCATTAGGGAACAGGCTCATACCAACCTACTGGTTTAATCTTTTTGTACTTTGGATTATGTCAGGTATACTTTACCTTACACTATGGAGCGATATCTTCAGGATAGTAAATAGATTTGTGGAACGTTTACGTTTCCGTAAGCTTACCGAAAGAATTTCACGCTATCTACCTTCGTAAGGTTAAAGGTTAAAGGTTAAAGGATAAAGGATAAAGTTCAATGTTCAAGATTTCAGATTTGTCAGGCGAAGACGGATAAAAGGCGTTAAACGTTAATCGTTAAGGGTTAAACGGAAAAATCTTCCGAATCCTTCCGATTATTTCCGATTCTTTCCATGTCATTCTTTTAACTTCCTTTAACTTCTCCTAACTTCCTCATATTCTTCCACCAAAGCTGCTTCGACAAGCTCAGCATGACAAGAAAATGTTTGTGACTATGTCTGGCGAAGAAGGATAACGAAGAATCTTTAAATTTAACGTTTTAATTAGGCTCAGGCTCTTGGAAAAACTATGCAGCAAATAACTTCCTCAGAGTGGAGCAACTAATACAGTACTAAACCACTCCATGTTTTTTGAAATGCTCTTCGTATGCTTTATCGGAATTTGCTATATGGTCTTTTAGCCAGCTACTTAAAAATCCAAGCAGCTCAGGAATCGCTATTGATTTATTATCGCTAACCTCTTTTTTAATCTCTTGGATTTTCTGTTTAAATGCCTCATGCTCCTTAATATGCTCTACAGACTCTGGGTAGTTCGTTTGTCTAAAGAAGGTCTCTTCACGGTTGAAATGAAAGTTTGAATATTGCTCAAGTTCGTTTAAAATATCGTAAATAACAGCGTTTGCTTTACCTTTACTTATAGAGTCAAAAAGTTTATTTATTGTGTTCAACAGTTTTATATGATCGTCATCAATACTTTTAATTGAGACACTGTATTTTGGGCTCCACTCAACGATTTTCATTTGTAAAACCTTTAAACTCTGCAACTTTTTTACGGGGAAAAGTGGATAAATGTTATAGATAGATTTTACATAAAATCATAACGAGAACTTATACCCTACCCCTTTTACTGTCTTAATGTATTTATCGCCTAGTTTTTCCCTTAGCTTACGAATATGCACATCAATTGTCCTATCGCCAACTACAATGTCATCGCCCCAAATAGCTTGGTAAATCTCATCACGAGTAAACACTTTATGTGGTTTACTTTGAAGAAGCGATAAAAGTTCAAACTCCTTTTTGGGGAGTGTAATCTCGTTCCCATTTAGGTAAACTAGGTAACGTTCCTTATCGATATAAATCCCTTCATTAGGTACTTCCACATTGGATTCACCAGCCTCAACAATCTGTCCGCTACGCTTTAAGAGAGCTTTGATTCTGCTAATTAAAACTTTTGGTTTAATGGGTTTGGTAATATAATCGTCGCCACCAGCTTCAAATCCAGCAATTTGACTATAATCCTCGCTTCGGGCCGTTAGAAAAGCTATTAAAGTATTTTTGGTAACTGGTAAATTCCTTAGCTCCTCACAGGTTTCAACTCCATCCATATCGGGCATCATAACATCTAGCAAAATTAGATGTGGTTTAAAGCTAATGGCTTTTTCAATTGCCATTTTCCCGTTCGATGCCGAATCCACAATAAAACCGTCTTTTTTTAAATTATAAGTTAGGAACTCTACAATGTCGGGTTCATCATCTACTACTAAAATCTTATAGTTCTCTGGATTCATTTCTTTTGCACTTTTTACAAAGATAAATAAGAAAGAAAACAGTTAAGCTAACTTAATGTTAACATTTTGAGACAAAACAGCCTTATCGGATTAACATAAGTATAACGTTCATTTAAAACGAATACGATTTTATCAGCCTTTCTTTGCAAAGAAAAAATTGAGAAAAATTATGCGTAACACTTTTAAGCAAAAAGTTATTACACTAGTAGGCCTAATTATAACGACCCATTCTATAGCTCAGGTTGGTTCAATAACGGGAACAGTATACGACAAGACTCACAATGAATCGCTTGTGGGCGCTACTATAATAATTGAAGGCACAACATTAGGAACAACAACCGACCTGGATGGACATTTTGAAATAAACAATCTAAAACCAGGGCATTTCAATCTTTCGGTGTCATTCATCTCATACGAACCCAAGGTTGTAAAGAATATTCTGGTTGAGCCTAACAAAAAGGTCAAATTATACATTGAACTTGAAGAGGTTACAACAGCCATTGAAGGCGTTACGGTTACAGCCACTCGCAAAACAAATACCGATGTGGCAATGCTAAGCACTATAAAATCGAGTTTATCGGTTGCAAATGGTATTTCGGCACAGCAAATATCTCGCTCGCAAGATCGTGACGCTTCGGAGTTTATTCGCCGAATCCCTGGCGTTTCAATAATCGACAACCGTTTTGTTGTTGTTCGTGGACTAAACCAACGTTACAATAATGCATGGCTTAATAACTCATCAACCCCATCAAGCGAGGCTGACCAGAAAGCCTTCTCATTTGATGTGATCCCTAGCTCAATGATTGATAACGTCCTTATCTACAAAAGTCCTTCACCAGAAATTCCTGCCGATTTTACTGGGGGTTTTATCAAAATATTCACTAAAAATATGCCTAGCGAAGATTATCTTAGCATTGGCTATTCAACAGGTATAAACACGAGCACCAACTTAAACAGTTTCAAACAGATAACCACCAGCAAAACCGACTGGTTAGGATTCGACGACGGTACAAGGAACTTACCTCAAAATTTCCCCTCTTCACTAAAAGGCTTGTCAAACTCTCAACTGGCAGAATATGGAAAAATGTTGAACACAAGCTGGAATCCACATGTAACTACTGCTATTCCAGAACAAAAATTTAACATCACATTTGGGAAAAAATGGCAAAAGGGTAATAGACAAATTGGGAACATTACATCTATATCGTACAGTAACAATCATCAAACTGAAGATATAGCACATAAAGAGTACCAAGTACAGCTTACACCAGGAGAACTACCTCCCATAAATCACAATTACACTGATAGTGTTTTTATTCGCAGTGCAAAAATTGGAATACTACATAATTGGACCTTACTAACTGAGAAAAACACAAAAATTGAGTTCAGAAATCTTTTTAATCTTATTGGGAAAAGCAGCATTCTCATTAGAAATGGTTTTAACGGTCATGAAGGGTTTACCATAAGATCATATCAAGATTATTTTCAAAATCGAACAACATACTCGTCGCAATTGGCTGGTGAAAGGAAATGGGGCGAGAACCTAAATAGCAAAATCGACTGGGTAATTGGATACGCCTTATCGTATAAAAACGAACCCGACATGAAACAGCTCCGCACAACCCTTCAGGATGAGCCATTGCTACCTCACTATAACGAGTACTACGCTGCTGTTGGGTTAACCCCTTCGGTAAGCGATGCTGGCAGGTCGTTCCTTAAACTTATTGAGCACACAAGCAGCATTGGAATCAACTATGAGCAAAAGCTCGATTTGAATGGCTGGCAACCAACCATTAAAGGGGGCATCTACGGCGAATTTAAAACCCGCAGCTTTAACGCTCGAGTATTGGGATTTGCTAAAAACTCTTCCTATACCGAATCGGTTTGGTTACCAACTAGTCAAATCTTTAGCCTTGAGAATATAAACACAAGCCCCGATGGCTTCATACTAAAAGAATCCACCTCAAAATCTGACTCTTACGACGTCAACTCTATTCTGGGAGCCTCCTATTTTGCATTAAACACAAATATTACAAAGAAACTATCTTTTTATGGGGGAATTAGGGCAGAACTTGTAAACCAAAAGTTGAATAGCTACAACAGATATGGCTTACCACTCACAGTTAATGACAATAAAATAGACGTTTTCCCTTCGGCAAATCTGACCTATAATTTGAACGATAGGAACCTGTTAAGATTAGCTGCTGGTATTTCCATTAATCGACCTGAGTTCCGTGAAATTGCACCATTTTACTTCTATAACTTTAACGATGAAGCAGAATATGTTGGGAAAAGCGATCTTAAAAGCTGCCTAGTAAACAACTTCGATTTACGATGGGAGCAATACCCTAACACAGGTGAGTTTTTCTCAATTGGGTTGTTCTATAAGAAGTTTAGTGCACCTATTGAACTTGTATTTAAACCAGCAGGTGCACGTCCACTTTTCACATACGACAATGCAGAAAGTGCTTATAGTGTTGGTGCAGAAATCGAACTACGTAAATCTCTTAAAGCCATATCATTACTTAAGGATTTCTATATTTCAATGAATGCTGCACTTATTCATAGCAGAGTTCAATTCCCAAAAGAAAGTATTTTCAGGGAGAGACCTATGCAGGGGCAATCACCATATCTTGTAAATGCCGGGATATTTTACCAAAACGAGGAAAACAAACTAAACATTGCTATTCAGTACAATGTAATTGGTGATAGAATCCAAGCAGTTGGTATTCCATTTCAAAACGAGGAACAAGACATACCCGATTACTACGAAAAGCATCAGCATATGTTAGACTTAACAATATCAAAAACCTTTGCAAACAACATTGAAATTAAAGCAGGTGTAAAAAATCTACTAAACCAAAAATTTAATATTTACCAAAAATTTAAAGGAGAGAACAATACCGATATGGACCTTAGCAACAAGCAATACAAGGAGGGTTTATCTTTTTCAATTGGAGCAAATTACAAGTTTTAGAACATGGTTTTCTAAAGTAGCGGATGTTTTTAAAGGCATCCGTTTTTTTCAAACATATTCCAGAATTAATTATTTCTTAACAAACACTTCATCTACATTTAAACACTAACAAATTAATATACACTTACTTTGTATCAGTTAAACAAAAAAAGAAGAAGAAATGAAAAAGTTAGCAGTTATCCTAATAGCAACCATTTTAGCAGCAAATGTTGTAAGTGCTAGAAATGATGATAAGAAAGAAGCAAAATCTTCCAATACATCTTCAATGGTTAAAACCATAAAAGGTGTAGTAGTAGACAAAACTACTGGCGAAGGTCTTGCAGGTGCTTCAGTAATGGTTAACGACAAGGTTATATACACTGATTTTGAAGGTAATTTTAGCGTAAAACTCTCAGAGCCAAAAGCAAAAATTAGAGTTGGATTAATATCATATTCAACAACCGAACTTGAAATCAACAAAAACTTAAACGAGTTAAAAGTAGAGCTAGATGCTGTTGAATAGACGATAAAAAAGGTATTTTCACATTCAGAGGCTGTAGGTTAATTACAGCCTCTTTTTATTAGCTCAAACCTAACATTTAACTAATGTAATGGTAAACCAGGCTTAACCCGAATATCCTACATATACGATACTTTTGAAATGTAAAAACAAACCAATAAATATTAAAAGTTATGAATCGATCAAAAACAAATCTTCTATTAGCGGCATTGACCGTTCTAGGCATTCTGCTAACATCATGTGAAAAAGACGAGGGAACAAACACAATTCCTCAAGGTACCAAAAAGACTGTAACTGGCGAAATTTCTGAAAACACATTATGGGCAGCTGAAGATACCATCTTCCTCGATGGATTTGTATATGTTAAACCAGGTGTAACCCTTACAATTGAACCTGGTACAATAATAAAGGGGATTAGTGACACAAAAGCGTGTCTGATTGTTGAACGTGGTGCCAAAATTGAAGCTAATGGAACAGCCCAAAAACCAATAGTATTCACAAGCGATAAGCCTGCTGGTGAACGGAAGCCTGGCGATTGGGCTGGCATTATTATATGCGGGAAAGCGCCAATAAACCAAACAGGTGGCGAAGCTGAGATTGAAGGCGGAACAGGTGCCACTTTCGGAGGTTCCGATCCTAACGACAACTCAGGAACTTTACATTATGTTCGAATTGAATTTGCTGGCTACGAGGTTTCAAATGGAAATGAGATTAACGGATTAACCCTTGGTGGGGTCGGTAGCGGAACTACCATTGAATATGTTCAAGTTTCATTTGGACGCGACGACTCATTTGAATGGTTTGGTGGCACTGTAAATGCTAAATACCTTGTATCGTACCGTGCAGGTGACGACGATTTTGATACTGATAATGGTTTCAGCGGAAATGTTCAATTCGGTTTTATCCTTAGAGGCCCAGAAGAAGCAGACAAAACCGACGCTTCAAACGGATTCGAATCAGATAACGATGCTAGCGGTTCTTCAAACAGTCCACTTACTTCGGCCAAATTTAGCAACATCACCATCCTAGGCCCATACGCAACAAAAGACCAACAAAACGTTAATCCTAATCACAAGTATGGGTTACGACTTAGAAGAAACACCCGACTAAGCCTTTACAACTCAATAATTGCAGGTTTCAACACAGGTCTATATATCGAAGGCCCTTCAAAGAATTTATATAACACTGCCAACGGCCCTGAGATTAAGAACTGTATCATGGCAGGAATGATTAAAAACTACAACGTTAAAACCGATGGATCTTCACTTACAGAACAAGAATATGATGCAATGTTTACAAATGGCAATAACACCTTATTTGATGAGAATTCACAGCTAAAAATATCCAACTCATGGAACTGGGGAAATGTTAATCCTTTACCAGAATCGGGTTCACCAGTGTTAAACGGTGCATCTTTCGAAGGACTTACTGGATTTGAACAAGTTTCGTTCCGTGGGGCTTTTGGATCAACAAATTGGACCGCTCAATGGTGCAACTGGGATCCTCAAAACACTGCCTACTAATCGGTTGCAAAACGTTTTCAAAAACTTCCCAAAAAACCGGGAAGTTTTTTGCACCTTTTTTAATAACCATTCGTTTAAGTATAAAAAAAACGCTATGAGGTCATTTATTACGCTACTCTTATCTTTAATTTGTTTTGTTGGTTTTTCTCAATCGAATGTTGTTGAGCGCGATGGGAAATATTACGATGAAAATGGGAATGCCTTTTCTGGCATCTACTCTTTATACCATAACAATGGGAAAATCAAGGTTAAAGCAACAATTAGCAATGGCCTTCCCAATGGAGAAATGACCTTTTTCTATCCTTCTGGAAAAATTAAAGAAAAAAGGGTATACACAAATGGTATAAAAAATGGCAAATGGGAAAAATGGAACGAGCAAGGGGTAAAAACTTCTGAAGCTAATTTTTCAAATGGCCAAAAACATGGCAAATGGTATGTCTGGGACGATAATGGCACATTACGATACGACATGACCTACACCAATGGTAAAAAAAGCGGCACTTGGATCATATTTGATGAAAATGGAAAGGAATTATCACGTAAAAAATATTAGTTAGATATTTAATAAACTTACACATCCAGAGAATCCTACTATTTTACTCAAATTCATTTCTTACATATCATAATTTAATCCGGTTTAGCCGGATTATTTTTTTTGAATTCGACAACACGTTGAACTAAATTGCTTTTAAAAGGTTTTATATATTACTTGCCTTTAAACCAATTTTGTAATAATTTTATATGTAAAACCTCGTGTTATGCGAAATTCTTTATTAATGCTACTTTTTTTCGGTTTTGTACAGGCAAGCTATGCTTTTGCTGGTATTAATGGCATTAGTTTTTACAAGAAATTTTCTGATATTGATAAAGACATTCGTAACGACCAGTATGGTAAGGTTTCGGCTATTGTTGTCATTAACTCTAAGGGGCAAAAACTTTTTGAGCAATATTACGGTTTTACGAACAAGTACACTTTAAATCAAATTAGCTCTGTAACTAAAAGTATAACATCCATTGCAGTTGGAATTTGTATCGATAAAGGATTAATTGAATCTATCGAAAAGCCAATCTACATCTACTTTCCTGAATACGAGGAAACTTTTAAGAAACAACCGCTATTCAAACAGATAACCATAAAGCATCTTCTAAATCAAACCACTGGCTTAAAGTGGAACGAGTGGTTATTTCCATATAACTACGCATCAAATAGTTTAATAGCACTTCTTGAAGAGAAAAAGAATTGGTTAGATCGATTCTTCTCCCTCTCTTTCGATACTATACCTGGGACTAAATTCAACTACAATAGTCTTTCGTCGCAGGTGCTAGCAGAAATAGTTAGCAGGGTAAGCGGAAAACCTTTCAATAATTTTGTTGACAACCATATTTTCAAACCATTAAGAATCGAAAATTTCCACTGGGATCAGTATCCCAACAACCCATACCCTGCTTGGGGAGGAATATCATTATCGACTTACGATATGGCAAAAATTGGGCTTCTACTTTTAAACGAAGGCACCTTCTCAGGAAATTATATTGTTTCAAGCAAGTGGACAAATGAATCGTCAAAGTTGAACATTAAAATTGACAGTAGCACTGGTTATGGTCTGCACTGGTGGATATTACTGGAAAATGATAAACCAGCAATGTACTATGCAGCAGGCTATGGCGATCAATACGTATTTGTGGTTCCAAGCAAGGATATAATAGTTGCCATTAGTTCAAAAAATTTCACTGATTATCGTTGGCCAAAATCCGTTATTGACCTCGCAAAAAGCATTGTTAAAAAAATATGATTAAACAACCCCCTAATACCAAATATTATGTCAAAATTAAAAACTAACTATTTAGGAATAGAGCTAAAGAACCCGCTAATAGTGGGAGCTTCATCGCTCACTTCAAACATCGACACCCTCAAAGCCATTGAAAAAGCTGGAGCTGGTGCCGTTGTTTTTAAATCATTATTCGAGGAGCAAATTCAGCTCGAGGAGCTGGAAATGGAAAACGAACTGGAAGAGTATAACGAACGCCATGCCGAGATGGTAAAACTCTTCCCTACTCTAAAGCATGCTGGTCCAGCCGATCATCTTGCAAAACTAAAAAGGGCAAAGGAAGAACTTAGCATTCCTGTAATAGGTAGCCTAAACGCCATGCACCCCGACACCTGGGCTGAATATGCCATTGCAATTTCCGAAACTGGTGTTGATGCATTGGAGTTGAACTTCTATACTACTCCTAAAGATTTTGAGGTTGAAGGAAAAACAATTATTCAATCCCAAATTGAAATTCTTAAAAGTGTAAAAGAAAATATCAAAATTCCAGTAAGCGTTAAACTAAGCCCATTCTACACAAATCCTCTTGATGTAATCGGCAAGTTTGACAAAATCGAAGTGGAAGGTTTTGTTCTATTCAACAGGTTATTCCAACCCGATATCGATATTGAGAAAGAGGAACTCATACAAACAATCATACTTAGCGAACCTGATGCCAATAGATTACCACTTAGGTTCATTGGTCTGCTTTATGGCCATATTGCTGCCGATATTTGCGCAGCAACTGGTATTTTGAATGGAACCGATGCAATTAAAATGATACTTGCTGGAGCAAATGCATTCCAAGTTGTTAGCACACTTTACAAAAATGGTATAGAGCACATTACCAAAATTTTAGCTCAAATCGAATTATGGATGAGTAGAAAAGGATATGAATCTATCGATGATTTCAAAGGAAAATTATCCAAGAAAAATCTCCACGATCCATTTGCTTACCGTAGAGCACAATATGTCGATATTCTTCTACGTTCAAATGATATTCTTAAATCTAACTCATTATAATT containing:
- a CDS encoding DUF1801 domain-containing protein, giving the protein MAERKTIPTNKDVYEFIREFANNEQKYNDSLELVKLMKEVTGCEPKMWGPSIVGFGKHLYKTTNSKQEGEMFLVGFSPRKAAISLYVYTGKSEHEHLLANLGKFKKGKACIYINKLSDINLQQLKQLMNETVKYKKSQNEENKN
- a CDS encoding bacteriohemerythrin, which translates into the protein MKIVEWSPKYSVSIKSIDDDHIKLLNTINKLFDSISKGKANAVIYDILNELEQYSNFHFNREETFFRQTNYPESVEHIKEHEAFKQKIQEIKKEVSDNKSIAIPELLGFLSSWLKDHIANSDKAYEEHFKKHGVV
- a CDS encoding response regulator transcription factor, which gives rise to MNPENYKILVVDDEPDIVEFLTYNLKKDGFIVDSASNGKMAIEKAISFKPHLILLDVMMPDMDGVETCEELRNLPVTKNTLIAFLTARSEDYSQIAGFEAGGDDYITKPIKPKVLISRIKALLKRSGQIVEAGESNVEVPNEGIYIDKERYLVYLNGNEITLPKKEFELLSLLQSKPHKVFTRDEIYQAIWGDDIVVGDRTIDVHIRKLREKLGDKYIKTVKGVGYKFSL
- a CDS encoding ATP-binding cassette domain-containing protein, with protein sequence MSESLLDALIKLFAILVNIESKADNGFAIEVLDDYLHHDFSTEQAKVFIDRFTNFGISYRKELEDVSLDRYTESPIVHGIIDAINHEFEQHQKVWLVLQLLEFLADSKLTTTDRLEFAQRVANQFNISDFEFKNGRDFILSESPGQIPWNQQVLLISPEKDNPIPEIKHLVNERLKGQIYVLRIASTNTLLVKYFGEAELFMNSRVLKPGRTYLFGPGAVIRGQRISPVYYSKIVSLFIQNPGKPFVSIVVKDIEYKHKGSRNGIYPFSFSAYSGQLVGIMGGSGVGKSTLINLLNGNLKPAAGNVYINGYDVHTRKDELEGVIGYVPQDDLLVEELTVFQNLYYNALFCFSNLSKKEIIELVDNTLVEFDLVEARDLKVGNPLNKYISGGQRKRLNIAMELMREPSVLFVDEPTSGLSSLDAERIMLLLRKQTFKGKVVITNIHQPSSDIFKIFDKIIVLDHGGRPIFQGNPMDAVVYFKRMANFLKPDESECITCGNVNTDIILRIVEARVVNEYGRLTRKRKRSAREWYELYLKNIQSRLIIPAPACESPLPPNDFNIPSKRKQIWIYFKRNIRSKLANAQFMNISILASPILAVIISFFSKYIHGTLTNPNAYIFSENDNIPSFIFMSVVAMLFLGLTISAEEIISDRRILFREKFLNLSYFSYINSKLVILSMFAAIQSFLFVLISTHILEIQGMFWHYWLILFSTSFCASMIGLNLSAALNSVVAIYVMIPLILVPQLMFSGVVISYNKLHKSLSHPEYVPFIGDLMPSRWAYEALCVYQFSANEYNKNFFFTNMEISNNNYNATLLIPKLISLLNETESDILVNKTNPHTIKKLAIVQNEIRRLKENYPIRGFEYPNPDMLDINNTTPQYISKSIGKLDTLKMHFNAKYRRSVEKRDDIATKLSQRLEGTSTLFDLKRKHHNNALETLVTNRNDLTKIVEHNNRLIRRYEPICALPNSKSGRAHFYSYYKALGNRLIPTYWFNLFVLWIMSGILYLTLWSDIFRIVNRFVERLRFRKLTERISRYLPS
- a CDS encoding DUF4199 domain-containing protein, which gives rise to MKKIRIEFKWAVIFTLVALLWMLLEKLSGLHGKYIDYHMYLTNLFAIPAIIVMVMALRDKKNTYYGGVMSYTQGLISGIVLSAFIALLSPLAQWITTYVITPEYFPNVIKRSVELGFYKSIEEAQAYFNYKNYAIQGAIWSLIMGIVTTAIAMIFIRSKKSAENK